The Aedes aegypti strain LVP_AGWG chromosome 1, AaegL5.0 Primary Assembly, whole genome shotgun sequence sequence GTAACCGTGTGGCAGTtacaatgatactttatgctccgggagagaaattttctgattgaAAGAATTTTGGATGTTTCCGTAAAGCTGAGGAAGTACCCAATTTAGCATTGTAATTAAAACAGTTATTTGACATGTTGACTGTATTGAAAAACAAGTCTCTTCTTCTGGttctttgaatgaaaaaaaaaaaaaaactaactaaTAAAGCTGTCGTTTAATCGACGTATCGTTACCGTTAGTGTAAATTAAAGAACTCAGACACTGCTTATGCCCAATAAACCACTTTATAACCACACTTGCGACAAAACTTCATACAAAATCGAAACCTCTAATGAGATGTACAATCTAGCGAGACACCCCGCAGCAACCCCTCCATCGCTCTAAACTTCACCAGCGCCAGAATCACCTTCGACCGTGCAGTGATTTCCACGGGCCCCCAACAAACTTTCGTCAAGTGACATTTGCTTCTTCGTTCGGGGACTCATTGGCAGCCTTCTCTCCACCCCGATGATGACGGCGGCTTTGGCACTGGCAACATGTGAGTTTGGTCTTTGTTCTTGCAGTTGAGGTGGTGTCGTCTGTTGCCggataaatttcaatttccacGGATTAAACAGATTACCCCAGGCTGACCCCGGTTCGACAAGGATAACTCCATTACTGCCGGCAGAGTCGTTGTTGTTATTTTTGCGTCTTTCGGATTCTTTGAAGGTCACATTAAAGGCTTGACGCTTGACCGCACTTTCGACTGATTTGTTGCTATTGATCCCTGACGGTTCGGTCGAAGGTAATGGCGGTCTCCCCCTATCTTCGTAGCACGGCAACAATGGAGTGGAATATTGCCGCAGTAGGTTCATCCTGTAGAATCTACTTAGCTGGAAGGGTTCTTCGTCATCATCGCTGACGACCACTACTATTGAGGACGCATCTTTACCCCGTGTGCCACTTTCTGTCGACGCCATTGGAAGTCCATTGGAGCAAACTGGAAGCTGCTGAAAGCGTAAATCGTCCAATGATAATGTGTACTTTTCACTGCTTTTCCGAATCGATGAACTCGCCAGATAGGACGAGGTCGTTGTGGTTGTGAATGTGGCCGACCTTCCACGCACTTTCCCACCCCGTCGCCTCAAAGGATGTCCCCAGAGTCGCCTGCAGCGACACAACCGCAGGAAACCCTTTCGGAACTTGGACGACATTAGATTATACAGTATGGGATTGACGGCCGAATTGAGGTAGAGCATAATACGACTAAAATACAACAGGTTGTAGTACTTTTCTACGGCTAATTTTTGGAATGTTTCTTCGGACACCATAATGATCCAAAGGGTGAGCATCCGGAACGGGAGCAGACAGGTGAAGAATGCCAAGACTACGGCGCCCAACATTAGAACCACCTGCTTCCGCGCTTTGTAACTGAGTTCTGGTTTG is a genomic window containing:
- the LOC5567065 gene encoding uncharacterized protein LOC5567065, producing MTDNRFPFLCLFPIKQTQNPACVPGREPDSSPILLFAEYSVEEYPDGSRAAVCLTKASNVWTVTFFLMTISLFFLLPLVILVVLYAIIAKNLIASNNSRIKIRLSKPELSYKARKQVVLMLGAVVLAFFTCLLPFRMLTLWIIMVSEETFQKLAVEKYYNLLYFSRIMLYLNSAVNPILYNLMSSKFRKGFLRLCRCRRLWGHPLRRRGGKVRGRSATFTTTTTSSYLASSSIRKSSEKYTLSLDDLRFQQLPVCSNGLPMASTESGTRGKDASSIVVVVSDDDEEPFQLSRFYRMNLLRQYSTPLLPCYEDRGRPPLPSTEPSGINSNKSVESAVKRQAFNVTFKESERRKNNNNDSAGSNGVILVEPGSAWGNLFNPWKLKFIRQQTTPPQLQEQRPNSHVASAKAAVIIGVERRLPMSPRTKKQMSLDESLLGARGNHCTVEGDSGAGEV